In the Salvia miltiorrhiza cultivar Shanhuang (shh) chromosome 8, IMPLAD_Smil_shh, whole genome shotgun sequence genome, CTCCTCGTGATCTTGGCATAAGCAACACCGGAGATCTTCCTCACCCTCTAACTTTGATTTCCACAAGTAAGTTGTAAACCTCCCACGTTTTTCCTTCGAACCTAATCTCATTTCTTCTCTTCCAAAGAAGCCAACAACAGCTCAACCATATTGCATTGAGTAGCTTCCTACCTTTCTTATTTTGTCCGCACTCGCTGAAGCTTAACCAATGTGCAGCTGCCGCAGAGGGGCGAGCCGTGCTGATCCCAGTCCACCTTTGTATCTCGTCCCAGAGCTCTTGGGTTTTCGGGCATGAGATGAACAGATGATTTGCGTCCTCCTCGTGATCTTGGCATAAGCAACATCGGAGATCTTCCTCACCCAAGTTGATCTTCCTCTTCCTCAGGTTGTCACACGTTGGGAGGCGATTG is a window encoding:
- the LOC130998028 gene encoding uncharacterized protein LOC130998028 → MKLSSSGKIEWNKELREREEEAARQLTDVISSFVPVAGIKDSWIWEAAKDGRYSIKSAYEVIKNQRSDRGALRLDLETLASIWDTPTPQKAIVTGWRLLRNRLPTCDNLRKRKINLGEEDLRCCLCQDHEEDANHLFISCPKTQELWDEIQRWTGISTARPSAAAAHWLSFSECGQNKKGRKLLNAIWLSCCWLLWKRRNEIRFEGKTWEVYNLLVEIKVRG